TTTCGATTAACTGCTGACACTTAGTCGATTTATAGCTCTACGAAGAGCTAATTCCGCTCTTAACGTATCAATATCATCTTGTTTTGATTGGAGACGGCGTTCAGCTCGCTCTTTTGCTCGTTGAGCTCGATCAATATCAATGTCTGATGGTTTTTCCGCTGATTGCGCTAAAATGGTCACTTTATCTGGACGAACTTCCATAAAGC
This genomic interval from Virgibacillus pantothenticus contains the following:
- a CDS encoding F0F1 ATP synthase subunit epsilon gives rise to the protein MKTLTVSVVTPDGPVLEDDYEMVSCKAESGELGILPGHIPLVAPLSINAVRLKRENHVDKLAVNGGFMEVRPDKVTILAQSAEKPSDIDIDRAQRAKERAERRLQSKQDDIDTLRAELALRRAINRLSVSS